The following proteins are co-located in the Sulfurospirillum deleyianum DSM 6946 genome:
- the istA gene encoding IS21 family transposase — MLKKGDVKMIHKMLKDGLSKSAIARKLDINRDTVAKYAKLPEGYIPVIKREPVETTVDPYLPNIARMLEEAHALGISIPNTSIYDEIQKLGYRGSLRWMKDIMLRYELRQKVKNEEPLVRFETNKAQQMQVDWVEFPKDNLSAFVATMGYSRASYVEYVMDEKVDTLIKCHMNAFSYFGGVPHEALYDNMKTVISKRNAYGYGKHKFNEQFRDFAQKHCGMALKVCKPYRAQTKGKVERFNHYFRYSFHNMFKVRLSLMGYKMTLENANAAVIDWLDFTANARIHQTTLHRPFDLLAEEQLQLLPLPKTYHGIHPLKATTKSVTQDSQTSNRITIHIPTRDLQSYDQFIPMLAYIVLPAYTLGGILWH, encoded by the coding sequence ATGCTTAAAAAAGGTGATGTAAAAATGATTCATAAGATGCTCAAAGATGGTCTGAGTAAGAGTGCTATTGCACGTAAACTTGACATTAACAGAGATACCGTTGCGAAGTATGCGAAGCTGCCAGAGGGTTATATTCCTGTTATAAAAAGAGAACCTGTAGAGACAACGGTTGATCCGTATCTGCCCAATATAGCAAGAATGCTAGAAGAGGCACACGCATTAGGTATTTCTATCCCCAATACATCCATATATGATGAGATTCAGAAACTTGGTTATCGAGGAAGTCTTCGGTGGATGAAAGATATTATGCTTCGTTATGAGCTTCGTCAGAAAGTAAAAAACGAAGAACCACTTGTCAGATTTGAGACAAACAAGGCTCAACAGATGCAAGTGGATTGGGTTGAATTTCCCAAAGATAATTTATCTGCATTTGTTGCAACTATGGGATACTCTAGAGCATCTTATGTGGAATATGTGATGGATGAGAAAGTAGACACTCTCATAAAATGCCACATGAACGCCTTTAGTTATTTTGGTGGTGTGCCACATGAGGCACTCTATGATAATATGAAGACGGTTATTTCCAAACGCAATGCTTATGGATATGGTAAGCATAAATTCAATGAACAATTCCGCGACTTTGCCCAAAAACATTGTGGTATGGCTTTAAAAGTTTGTAAACCTTATCGTGCACAAACCAAGGGAAAAGTAGAGAGATTTAATCACTATTTCCGATACAGTTTTCACAATATGTTTAAAGTGAGACTTTCCCTGATGGGCTATAAGATGACATTAGAAAATGCCAATGCGGCAGTCATAGATTGGTTAGATTTTACAGCAAATGCGAGAATACATCAAACAACACTCCACAGACCGTTTGATCTGTTAGCAGAAGAGCAATTGCAGTTGCTTCCTCTGCCTAAGACTTATCATGGGATACACCCGCTCAAAGCCACCACTAAAAGTGTAACACAAGATAGCCAAACATCCAATAGAATAACTATTCACATTCCCACTCGTGATCTTCAAAGTTACGATCAATTTATACCTATGTTAGCGTATATAGTTTTACCTGCCTATACGCTAGGAGGTATATTATGGCATTAA
- the istB gene encoding IS21-like element helper ATPase IstB produces the protein MALNTHIETLCKELQLSTVNDVHHEMANRAAKEGWKYGEYLYEILKLEANNRAVRSRATLTKMAGFPTIKTLEQFDFNFTVGVNRRQIEELSTLEFIKRNENIILLGHSGVGKTHLAIALAYQAVQKRIKARFITVADLILQMSNAKKEKRYDSFIRQAIMAPALLVIDEIGYFPMSKEDAHHFFQVISKRYERGATIVTSNLVFSQWSGIFANDKVVTTAILDRLLHHSHIINILGDSFRLKEKKDEGIVDSDLYKFKAKNSVKGEEITQGA, from the coding sequence ATGGCATTAAATACACATATCGAAACGTTATGCAAAGAGCTTCAACTCTCAACCGTTAATGACGTTCATCATGAAATGGCTAATCGTGCCGCAAAAGAGGGTTGGAAATATGGTGAATATCTTTATGAGATACTCAAACTCGAAGCAAACAATAGAGCTGTACGCTCTCGTGCTACTTTGACAAAAATGGCAGGATTTCCAACCATTAAAACACTTGAACAGTTTGATTTTAATTTCACAGTTGGTGTAAATAGAAGACAAATTGAGGAGCTCTCAACATTAGAGTTTATCAAGCGAAATGAAAATATCATCCTTCTTGGACACTCTGGTGTTGGGAAAACCCATCTGGCTATTGCACTGGCGTATCAAGCTGTTCAAAAACGTATTAAAGCAAGATTTATCACAGTAGCTGATCTTATTTTGCAGATGAGTAACGCAAAAAAAGAGAAACGCTATGATTCATTTATACGTCAAGCCATTATGGCACCAGCGTTATTAGTCATTGATGAGATTGGCTATTTCCCAATGAGCAAAGAAGATGCTCATCATTTCTTTCAAGTGATCTCTAAACGCTATGAACGTGGTGCAACTATCGTTACATCCAATCTCGTCTTTAGTCAGTGGAGTGGCATCTTTGCCAATGATAAAGTGGTAACGACTGCCATTTTAGATAGATTATTACATCACTCCCATATTATCAATATTCTAGGAGATTCATTTCGTTTAAAAGAGAAAAAAGATGAGGGAATCGTAGATTCAGATTTGTATAAGTTTAAAGCTAAAAATTCGGTGAAAGGAGAAGAAATAACGCAAGGTGCTTAA
- a CDS encoding type II toxin-antitoxin system Phd/YefM family antitoxin: MYNEPTGGWIMALLATLLAIWTYRVSKRIEIDHEKAFENIEFLGQKYWCLHQEEPHFMLRLKTLIEKIKQGSFGIVYEKKEPQVVLLPIDEFDRLKAIEEYLEDQEIAKIIEECLHTRDKNEPHPLEKFETLRAKIYEKYASKQNEHE, encoded by the coding sequence ATGTACAATGAACCCACAGGCGGATGGATCATGGCACTTCTTGCCACACTACTTGCTATTTGGACGTATAGAGTTTCCAAAAGAATTGAAATAGACCATGAAAAAGCGTTTGAAAATATTGAATTTTTAGGACAGAAGTATTGGTGCCTACATCAAGAAGAGCCACACTTTATGCTTCGTCTTAAAACACTCATTGAAAAAATCAAACAAGGCTCCTTTGGAATTGTGTATGAAAAAAAAGAGCCTCAAGTGGTTCTTTTACCTATCGATGAGTTTGACAGGCTCAAAGCGATTGAAGAGTATTTAGAAGATCAAGAGATTGCAAAGATTATAGAAGAGTGTCTTCATACAAGAGATAAAAATGAGCCACATCCTTTGGAGAAATTTGAGACGTTGCGAGCAAAAATATATGAAAAATACGCTTCAAAGCAGAATGAACATGAGTGA
- a CDS encoding metallophosphoesterase family protein, with protein sequence MKLIHFSDTHLGFNDLDVINELGINQREADFYDAFTQVIEQIKAIKPDYIIHTGDLFHRPSPSNRAITFALEQFKIIEALNIPFIMIAGNHSTPRTNLSSPILKIFENFKNVYVSYNQEYKKIEFDDVVFHTLPHMHDETKALSQIELCEENLDATKRNIMMLHCSVGAHYLMAEFGEWVYPHDKESLFSKVDYVALGHWHGFGKVGKHENVYYAGSTERTSLNDKRNSKGFLEVTLDEALYVNYHEIQIRPIKTYDINCEDFEHSVESLHVNDTKDALIEVKLTNLTPLQSIDIQTRDIKNLFGEALHVSIKREFKQTNGEATLNDIEALSLETYFLEHIKEESQPEAFERLKSKIQELFVSYEEVSDDTL encoded by the coding sequence GTGAAACTGATTCATTTTTCGGACACGCATTTAGGCTTTAACGATTTAGATGTTATCAATGAGCTCGGTATCAACCAGCGAGAAGCTGACTTTTACGATGCGTTTACGCAGGTCATTGAGCAAATCAAAGCAATAAAACCTGATTACATCATCCACACGGGTGATCTTTTTCACCGCCCATCTCCTAGCAATCGAGCTATCACTTTCGCTCTTGAACAGTTTAAAATCATCGAAGCACTGAATATCCCATTTATCATGATAGCGGGCAATCACTCCACGCCACGTACCAATTTAAGCTCTCCCATTCTCAAAATATTTGAAAATTTTAAAAATGTTTATGTCTCATACAATCAAGAGTACAAAAAAATCGAGTTTGATGATGTGGTCTTTCACACCTTGCCCCATATGCACGATGAGACAAAAGCACTTTCTCAAATCGAACTGTGTGAAGAAAATCTCGATGCAACCAAACGCAACATCATGATGCTTCACTGCTCTGTGGGCGCGCACTATTTGATGGCGGAGTTTGGCGAATGGGTGTATCCACACGACAAAGAGAGCCTTTTTTCTAAAGTGGATTATGTCGCTCTTGGGCATTGGCATGGCTTTGGGAAAGTCGGCAAACACGAAAATGTTTACTATGCAGGCTCCACCGAACGCACCAGTTTAAACGACAAACGAAACTCCAAAGGTTTTCTTGAAGTCACACTGGATGAGGCTTTATATGTAAACTACCACGAGATACAAATTCGCCCCATCAAAACCTACGATATCAATTGTGAAGACTTTGAGCACTCAGTTGAGTCTTTACATGTAAACGATACAAAAGACGCTCTTATCGAAGTCAAACTGACCAATCTCACCCCTTTGCAGTCCATTGACATTCAAACTCGTGACATCAAAAATCTCTTTGGCGAAGCTTTACATGTAAGCATCAAAAGAGAGTTCAAACAAACCAACGGTGAAGCCACACTAAATGACATTGAAGCCCTCTCTTTGGAAACGTATTTTTTAGAACACATCAAAGAAGAGAGTCAGCCCGAAGCGTTTGAACGGCTCAAATCAAAAATACAAGAATTATTTGTCAGTTACGAAGAGGTGAGCGATGATACTCTCTAA
- a CDS encoding AAA family ATPase yields MILSKLHLENFKRYSSFDIEFGEGLIGIIGKNGSGKSTLFEAILFALYGELRNKKFKEVIRNASASDKDAVVVELDFEFESMAYKVVREFRGKALSANAKLYKNGELSTSGAKEVTTAIIKLTKMSKEAFLHTLFASQKELTSLSTLKNEDRKKMIRKLLGLEKIDFVENELIEKSRELKRDIAASAEFLLGEEELKSKTVLIKETTVIKQAFEKEVKTKSLELETTKKQELHVKQELELFVKTKEQKQKLISELSLIKNSITSNLATQTKLTEELKNLETKAKELKAQSSVKKEYESLSTKLKEQETLKNIQIKKEGLEKEQTQLRAQYTKAKADIATLEEQVKPYETLLGQKKENEALHVKIKTELTGKQTEQKQLQNELSAEQRVVLDTQQKIAKIQSLGRESNCPTCTRQLLDEYDNVIASLNDIVQKTQSQKIDKTKEKLELLTKQIGELELQKEQTQKALHVNETALSLILSKQKDLASAKEHFTKVSEQGKRNKEELDKLAQHAYDEALHVSLQKSFLELKPKYEAVLSLEAELKREQGVREDLALTCKSAEALHVKAKEKETEVSKTLYDEPKHTAKQSEYDELQKQKEKQYSVISELKEKIAKNEGEIKTLQNALENNDIQLKKVQSKKDDLQDYEKIKLSLSEFKTKLNSKIAPRISQIASQMYATITKGKYQYIEVNNDFDFFIYDEGKCYPIERFSGGEIDLANLVLRIAISKTLSELNGASSVGFLAFDEVFGSQDENRRMEILEAFHTIKEQYRQIFLISHEMEIKEMFERVIEL; encoded by the coding sequence ATGATACTCTCTAAACTTCACCTTGAAAACTTCAAACGCTATAGCTCTTTTGACATCGAGTTTGGCGAGGGGCTGATAGGCATTATCGGTAAAAATGGCAGTGGTAAATCCACGCTCTTTGAAGCGATACTCTTTGCACTCTACGGAGAGCTTAGAAACAAAAAATTTAAAGAAGTCATACGCAACGCTAGTGCGAGTGACAAAGATGCCGTTGTGGTTGAGCTTGATTTTGAATTTGAGAGCATGGCGTACAAAGTCGTTCGAGAGTTTCGAGGCAAAGCCCTCAGTGCCAATGCCAAGCTTTATAAAAATGGCGAACTGAGTACCAGTGGTGCAAAAGAGGTTACGACGGCTATCATCAAGCTAACCAAGATGAGCAAAGAGGCATTTTTGCATACCCTTTTCGCTTCTCAAAAAGAGCTGACAAGCCTCAGCACGCTTAAAAATGAAGATCGAAAAAAGATGATACGCAAACTTCTTGGGCTTGAAAAGATAGACTTTGTGGAAAATGAACTCATCGAAAAAAGCAGGGAACTCAAACGAGACATCGCAGCAAGTGCAGAATTTCTTTTAGGCGAAGAAGAGTTAAAGAGCAAAACAGTGTTGATAAAAGAAACTACCGTCATAAAACAAGCGTTTGAAAAAGAAGTAAAAACTAAATCCCTAGAGTTAGAAACCACCAAAAAACAAGAGTTACATGTAAAGCAAGAACTCGAACTTTTTGTCAAAACAAAAGAGCAAAAACAAAAGCTCATCAGTGAACTCTCTCTCATCAAAAACTCTATAACTTCAAACCTAGCCACTCAAACCAAACTCACCGAAGAGCTCAAAAACTTAGAAACAAAAGCCAAAGAACTTAAAGCGCAAAGCAGCGTTAAAAAAGAGTACGAATCTTTGTCAACTAAGCTAAAAGAGCAAGAAACTCTCAAAAATATCCAGATCAAAAAAGAGGGTTTGGAAAAAGAGCAAACTCAGTTACGTGCCCAGTACACCAAAGCCAAAGCAGACATCGCAACTTTGGAAGAGCAAGTCAAACCCTATGAGACACTTTTAGGGCAAAAAAAAGAAAATGAAGCTTTACATGTAAAGATAAAAACCGAACTTACGGGCAAGCAAACAGAGCAAAAACAACTTCAAAATGAACTCTCAGCCGAACAGCGAGTCGTCTTAGACACACAACAAAAGATAGCCAAGATACAAAGCTTAGGACGAGAATCAAACTGCCCGACATGCACAAGGCAATTGCTCGACGAATACGACAATGTCATCGCATCCCTAAACGACATCGTGCAAAAGACGCAAAGTCAAAAGATAGACAAAACCAAAGAAAAACTTGAACTCCTCACCAAACAGATAGGAGAGCTTGAACTTCAAAAAGAGCAAACGCAAAAAGCCTTACATGTAAATGAGACGGCATTAAGTTTGATACTCAGCAAACAAAAAGATTTGGCAAGTGCCAAAGAGCATTTTACGAAGGTCAGTGAACAAGGCAAACGCAACAAAGAGGAACTGGATAAACTCGCACAACACGCTTACGATGAAGCTTTACATGTAAGCCTACAAAAAAGCTTTTTGGAGCTAAAACCAAAGTACGAAGCCGTTCTAAGTCTTGAAGCAGAACTCAAACGAGAGCAGGGTGTTCGGGAGGATCTCGCGCTTACATGTAAGAGTGCAGAAGCTTTACATGTAAAGGCAAAAGAGAAAGAAACAGAAGTTTCAAAAACACTTTACGATGAGCCAAAACACACCGCAAAACAAAGCGAATACGACGAACTTCAAAAGCAAAAAGAGAAACAATACAGCGTTATTTCAGAGCTAAAAGAAAAGATAGCCAAGAATGAAGGCGAGATAAAAACCTTGCAAAACGCTCTTGAAAATAACGACATACAACTTAAAAAAGTACAGAGTAAAAAAGACGATTTGCAAGACTATGAGAAAATCAAACTAAGCCTTAGTGAGTTTAAAACAAAACTCAACTCAAAAATAGCCCCACGCATCTCACAAATCGCCTCGCAGATGTACGCCACCATCACCAAAGGCAAATACCAATACATCGAAGTGAACAACGACTTTGACTTTTTCATCTACGACGAGGGCAAATGCTACCCCATAGAACGCTTCAGCGGTGGCGAGATAGACCTTGCCAACCTAGTGCTTCGCATCGCCATCTCCAAAACACTGAGTGAACTGAACGGTGCAAGTAGCGTGGGATTTTTAGCCTTCGATGAAGTCTTCGGAAGTCAAGACGAAAACCGAAGAATGGAAATCTTAGAAGCGTTTCATACCATAAAAGAACAGTACAGACAGATATTTTTAATAAGCCATGAGATGGAGATAAAAGAGATGTTTGAGAGGGTTATTGAACTTTAA
- a CDS encoding ATP-dependent nuclease — MKLHSLRIEGFRRFVDTTIYFDDATFLIGENNIGKSSVLKTIELLLSLEQKICPEDFYSLFHEDENQRQVDSVVLTAEFRDVPTEANSWRGFRGRIFNYTVPENSIETGLSVIYKKTFSLATLKPVIEFKQSVKTLKSEYASAQKWQDFIVASNNEITEEMITEIFQVTSFNIKAKPEQLDLLDEIWDIDTTAEEWFINPGGFPSNVASKLPRYLFIPAQDRMEELSTTSGVLHKTLNELFEDVRNVSPNYLEAQRHLNLLAQELDPSNTASDFYTLMQNLNGVLRGVFPDSEIHAKADLSNPDKNIKATFDIQMKSNILTPISHQGTGTVRAAVFGLLRYRKIWEAAKDPTQRRSLIIGFEEPEIYLHPNAAEQMRRKIYELAGEESQIVCTTHSTYMIDLSKDKNQVLNRFSITEAEGTICNPFSVSERFRDLLDDDKNHVKMLIKFDDYMSRVFFANKIIIIEGDTEEIVLKETIKLMPEEIQHKILSNVQIVKARGKAAIISLVKYLNSMGLDYFVIHDRDRGTDRAENYNIHILTAMNNQESKRIMMEECIEDELGYPAPSSEKPYNAYQKTQEWENWESVPDTWKTKMQIVFSEYFN, encoded by the coding sequence ATGAAATTACATTCATTACGGATAGAGGGTTTTAGGCGTTTTGTTGACACAACAATTTATTTTGATGATGCAACATTTTTAATTGGTGAAAATAACATTGGGAAAAGTAGTGTTTTAAAAACTATTGAATTACTGCTATCTTTAGAACAAAAAATCTGTCCTGAAGATTTTTATAGTTTATTTCATGAAGATGAAAATCAGCGACAGGTTGATTCAGTTGTTTTAACAGCTGAATTTAGGGATGTCCCTACTGAAGCTAATTCTTGGCGAGGCTTTAGAGGAAGAATATTTAACTATACTGTGCCTGAAAATAGTATAGAAACAGGATTATCAGTAATTTATAAAAAAACATTTTCTCTTGCAACACTAAAACCAGTAATTGAATTTAAACAATCTGTAAAGACTTTAAAATCTGAATATGCAAGTGCACAAAAATGGCAGGATTTTATTGTAGCTTCTAATAATGAAATTACAGAAGAGATGATAACTGAAATTTTTCAAGTAACAAGTTTTAATATAAAAGCAAAACCTGAACAATTAGACTTATTGGATGAAATTTGGGACATAGATACAACAGCTGAAGAATGGTTTATTAATCCTGGTGGTTTCCCCTCAAATGTTGCTAGTAAACTTCCAAGATATTTGTTTATTCCAGCTCAAGATAGAATGGAAGAACTTTCGACAACTAGTGGTGTATTGCATAAAACTCTTAATGAACTTTTTGAAGATGTAAGAAATGTATCACCAAACTATTTAGAAGCACAAAGGCATCTAAATTTACTAGCACAAGAGCTAGATCCATCAAATACTGCAAGTGATTTTTATACCTTAATGCAAAATTTAAACGGTGTTCTGCGAGGAGTGTTTCCAGATTCAGAAATACATGCAAAAGCAGATTTAAGCAATCCAGATAAAAATATTAAAGCGACATTTGATATTCAAATGAAAAGCAATATTTTAACTCCTATTAGCCACCAAGGAACAGGGACGGTTAGAGCAGCCGTATTTGGATTATTGAGATATAGAAAAATATGGGAAGCTGCAAAAGATCCTACTCAACGCAGAAGCTTAATTATTGGATTTGAAGAACCAGAAATATATTTACATCCAAATGCGGCTGAACAAATGCGAAGGAAAATTTATGAACTTGCAGGAGAAGAATCACAAATCGTTTGTACTACACATTCAACATATATGATTGATTTATCAAAAGATAAGAATCAAGTATTAAATAGATTTTCAATTACTGAAGCCGAAGGTACTATTTGTAATCCGTTTAGTGTTTCAGAAAGATTTAGAGACTTATTAGACGATGATAAAAATCATGTAAAAATGTTGATAAAGTTTGATGATTACATGTCAAGAGTATTTTTTGCAAACAAAATCATTATTATCGAAGGTGATACTGAAGAAATTGTTTTGAAAGAAACTATCAAATTAATGCCAGAAGAAATTCAACACAAAATCTTATCTAATGTTCAAATTGTTAAAGCTAGAGGTAAAGCAGCGATTATTTCACTAGTAAAATATTTGAATTCTATGGGTTTAGACTATTTCGTTATTCATGATAGAGATAGAGGTACAGATAGAGCAGAAAATTATAATATTCATATTTTGACAGCTATGAATAATCAAGAGAGCAAAAGGATTATGATGGAAGAATGTATAGAAGATGAACTTGGTTATCCTGCACCAAGTAGTGAAAAACCATATAATGCATATCAAAAAACTCAAGAATGGGAAAATTGGGAGTCCGTCCCTGATACTTGGAAAACAAAAATGCAAATTGTTTTTAGTGAATATTTTAATTAG
- a CDS encoding DUF2779 domain-containing protein produces the protein MTLSKSLYTRAIQCPKSLWLKKYTPEVLTPPDASAKARFETGNIVGDLACKLFPDGREIPFDAHDFKSMARLTQAYLDEGVENIYEATFIYEGIVVMVDILRQTPLGLELYEVKSSTDVKPIYLHDVSIQLYVLEALGFKVGACHVVHINSGYVREEALELEKLFVVVDVTGEVQDLQGSIPAKLEAFEAYLDDKYHEPNIDIGKQCNDPYECDAKAYCWKVQRHIPEYSIFNIFNLGSKKQQELYAQNIVAIEAIPEDFAMTPIQWQKVDNWKKQHTFIDHEAIAEFLETLTYPIYHLDFETFQQAVPLWNGVSPYKQIPFQYSLHVEHRDGTLEHKAFLAEAGVDPRRALAEKLVEDIPLHVNILTYNMSFEKGVIASLAELFPDLHVRLMHIHENIKDLMLPFQKGHYVTPSMQGSYSIKYVLPALVPEMELAYKKLEGIQNGGDAMNAYASLHVKNFDEQMKVREQLLRYCELDTLAMVKVLGKLKEV, from the coding sequence ATGACCCTCTCAAAATCCCTCTACACCAGAGCCATTCAATGCCCAAAATCCCTCTGGCTGAAAAAGTACACACCAGAGGTTTTAACCCCACCCGATGCCAGTGCCAAAGCACGGTTTGAGACGGGTAATATTGTGGGGGATTTGGCGTGTAAATTGTTTCCTGATGGGCGTGAGATACCTTTTGATGCACACGATTTTAAAAGCATGGCGAGGCTGACCCAAGCGTATCTTGATGAGGGTGTGGAAAATATCTACGAGGCGACATTTATTTACGAGGGTATCGTGGTGATGGTGGACATCTTGCGCCAAACGCCTCTTGGCTTAGAGCTGTATGAAGTGAAAAGTTCCACCGATGTGAAGCCTATCTATCTGCATGATGTTTCCATTCAGCTGTATGTTTTAGAAGCCCTTGGGTTTAAGGTTGGGGCGTGTCATGTGGTGCATATCAACTCAGGCTATGTGCGAGAAGAAGCGTTGGAGCTTGAAAAGCTTTTTGTGGTGGTCGATGTCACAGGTGAGGTGCAAGATTTGCAAGGCTCTATTCCTGCAAAACTTGAAGCGTTTGAGGCGTATCTGGACGATAAATACCATGAGCCAAACATCGACATTGGCAAACAGTGCAATGACCCTTACGAGTGCGATGCGAAGGCGTATTGTTGGAAAGTTCAGCGACATATCCCAGAGTACAGCATCTTTAACATCTTCAATCTTGGCAGTAAAAAACAACAAGAGCTTTATGCACAAAACATCGTGGCAATTGAAGCTATACCCGAAGATTTTGCGATGACACCCATCCAATGGCAAAAAGTCGATAACTGGAAAAAGCAACACACCTTTATCGACCATGAGGCAATCGCCGAGTTTTTAGAAACACTCACCTATCCCATCTATCATCTTGACTTTGAGACCTTTCAACAAGCCGTGCCTTTGTGGAACGGTGTCAGCCCTTACAAACAAATACCGTTTCAATACTCTTTACATGTAGAACACCGTGATGGCACTTTGGAGCATAAAGCATTTTTAGCAGAAGCGGGAGTTGACCCAAGACGTGCTTTGGCTGAGAAACTGGTCGAAGACATACCTTTACATGTAAACATTTTGACATACAATATGAGCTTTGAAAAGGGCGTCATCGCCTCACTTGCCGAGCTGTTTCCAGACTTACATGTAAGGCTTATGCACATACACGAAAACATCAAAGATTTGATGCTTCCTTTCCAAAAAGGACACTACGTCACCCCCTCCATGCAAGGCAGTTACTCCATCAAATACGTTCTTCCTGCTCTTGTTCCTGAGATGGAATTAGCCTATAAAAAGTTAGAGGGCATCCAAAATGGCGGTGATGCCATGAACGCATACGCTTCTTTACATGTAAAAAATTTTGATGAACAGATGAAAGTGCGTGAGCAATTGTTACGATATTGTGAACTTGATACTTTGGCGATGGTGAAGGTGTTGGGGAAATTGAAGGAGGTTTAA
- a CDS encoding helix-turn-helix transcriptional regulator, whose amino-acid sequence MTKAKDLERYEYIFTKIRRGEELHPVEIAEYLGCNRKTITRDFEKIISVLFESPIEYNGNKWIVPKPIIDIRAYTASNLVSIALLLKKAYHEDPYLYDKSIELFDFLQEKVSHSVYKQNSIEELFPSCKDEFYLIKNAIEKTQEIKFSFHYDDNVKHVQPLKITNLEQYWYLFCYDLEQSSFWIYHFKGIKNIKVLDQIFNLDEHLYRDKLENAINAYFNIYEKNEVRLRLSKAPMKVLKRKQLNSSQKIYKDEEFQDKYIMDITVSDLREISPLVQQWIPHIEVIYPENLKNIIRENLKNYTL is encoded by the coding sequence ATGACTAAAGCAAAAGACTTGGAAAGATATGAATATATTTTCACGAAAATTAGAAGAGGTGAAGAATTGCATCCAGTTGAAATTGCTGAATACTTGGGATGTAATAGAAAAACAATAACACGTGATTTTGAAAAAATTATCTCTGTTTTATTTGAATCACCTATAGAGTATAATGGAAATAAATGGATCGTTCCTAAGCCTATTATTGACATACGTGCTTATACCGCCAGTAATTTAGTGTCAATTGCGTTACTCCTTAAAAAAGCTTATCATGAAGACCCTTATCTTTATGATAAATCCATAGAACTTTTTGATTTTCTTCAAGAAAAGGTATCTCATTCTGTCTATAAGCAAAACTCTATTGAAGAATTATTTCCTTCTTGTAAAGATGAATTTTATTTAATTAAAAATGCTATTGAAAAAACACAAGAGATAAAATTCTCATTTCATTATGATGATAATGTTAAACATGTTCAACCATTGAAAATTACAAACTTAGAACAGTATTGGTATCTGTTTTGTTATGACTTAGAGCAGAGTTCATTTTGGATATATCATTTTAAGGGAATAAAAAATATAAAGGTACTTGATCAAATCTTTAATTTGGATGAACATCTTTATCGTGATAAATTAGAAAATGCAATTAATGCTTATTTCAATATTTATGAAAAAAATGAAGTACGCCTTAGATTGTCAAAAGCTCCGATGAAAGTGTTGAAACGTAAACAACTTAATAGTTCTCAGAAAATATATAAAGATGAAGAGTTTCAAGATAAATATATTATGGATATAACAGTATCTGATTTAAGAGAAATCTCGCCTTTAGTCCAACAATGGATACCACATATAGAAGTCATATATCCAGAAAATCTAAAAAATATTATTCGAGAAAATCTAAAAAATTATACTCTATAG
- a CDS encoding condensin complex protein MksE, which translates to MDLLQLYEYKDIFQVIEDCRINGKFINENSTDFKIKEAYNFILQYKQDVKNYYHIIGYTLVTDVGFFYFILDGYETIPKPYINNYIDYIDMYRFLKLLNSNISSSDGGPFSASDMESRLNVDIELQTMIYKMNFLKKRSTHREAIDSIIARLKSDGFAESIGNKEGQFFILRSFKFIEDTIDGVEYEL; encoded by the coding sequence ATGGATTTATTACAACTATACGAGTATAAAGATATTTTTCAAGTGATTGAAGATTGTAGAATAAATGGTAAATTTATAAACGAAAATAGTACAGATTTTAAAATCAAAGAAGCATATAATTTCATATTGCAATATAAACAGGATGTGAAAAATTACTATCATATTATAGGATATACTCTTGTAACAGACGTAGGGTTCTTTTACTTTATTTTAGATGGATATGAAACTATCCCTAAACCTTATATAAACAACTATATTGACTATATAGATATGTACAGATTTTTAAAACTTTTAAATAGCAATATTAGCTCATCAGATGGTGGTCCATTTAGTGCAAGTGATATGGAAAGTAGGTTAAATGTAGATATTGAATTGCAAACTATGATATATAAAATGAATTTTTTAAAGAAACGCTCTACACATCGTGAAGCGATTGATTCAATTATTGCAAGATTAAAATCTGATGGGTTTGCGGAGAGTATTGGAAATAAGGAAGGTCAGTTTTTTATACTTAGATCATTTAAATTTATTGAAGATACTATTGATGGAGTAGAGTATGAGTTGTAA